The following nucleotide sequence is from Cicer arietinum cultivar CDC Frontier isolate Library 1 chromosome 2, Cicar.CDCFrontier_v2.0, whole genome shotgun sequence.
ACGTTTGCAATGTAGCCTCATATATTTCTTTTGGTATAATTCATAATTTACatccataaatttattaattgttgtAGAAATTTGTTGATTGATTGAAACTCCCCAAAACACAGCAAAATCATTGttagaaaaaactaaaaaattaaccATGCGAGGACTAAATTTAGTCctgcaaaatttatatatatataatattgaaatGATTCCCTTAATATTTCTAACTTATGATGAACAAAATAATCCAAGAAAAAGTAAATAGAATGTGAATAAGtaatgaaaatttcaacaacaaaaaatatacaatCTGTATTTCCATCAACTAAAAAGAACAAATGAAGTAAGTGATAGCAATTAAGGTGCATAAATTTCGTCGAAGTCTTCGATCTATTTTTGGGTAATTAATAAATCTTATTATATCTCCACGAGTCactccaataaaataaaaaaatttaattttgagtcTTCAAATGTCAAATTTGATTAACAAAGTCTAACCAACATACGATGGAAGTATAAAGATAATGAGAAACTGtttaattgtattaattttaattagtttgaGTTGTCTCACTCTAAGTGTTTTTATTTGAGTTgcactcaattttaaaaaattgattaattgtattatttttaataataaaatgatttttatttactaaaatatttttattaataatagttaatAGAATAATTAGGGGAATTGCTATGAAGcataaatacttttaaaatgGTTAAATACACTGTGCCGAATATTTGGTATCACTACTCTTGTACTGCACTTGTGGCTATTCTATTTTCTGCATTATCTTATTGTAAGTGAAATTGatgattttcttatttattaatatattattaatttatgtatatgatttaatttgttgttgtaaactaacataatttatgattttttaaatttttattgtgattttatattttaaattaaacaatttagctttgttaattaaattatataaaagaaatattttatatgacATACtcataagttattttttttataaaacatcgTATCTTATATAAATACTGTATCTGTTTGTATACATTATAGgtgaattgaaataaaataaataaaaatatattaaaataaataatgctGATATGATATAAGAAAATATTGCAAAAATAGTAGGAAGCATCATTTTGCAGCCAAATAATTGAAGGAATAGTATTTTTCTCTTACTAGTTGCAGCCAAATACCATGACACAACCAGCCACGCCATGTGAGCACGCCAGTGCGCGTGAGTCATACCTTTTCCGCCAATCAAAATCAAAACCCCCGTGCTTGACAGCTATTAGCCTATTATTCTCTCCCCACATtaaatattgattaattaattgatcgaaaaacataaattaacatTAACAAAGCTaagaaaattaacatttttaaagtatttgttaagaaaatcaaaattaaaatattttccattagaaaaataaattttaatttttaaatatttaaaaatacaattttcaataattttgattgtaaaattacttttatttagttgtttaacaagtacttttaaaatatttgttagcatttttttgataaaaaaaccaTTGCATAAACAAAGAAAGATGAATAAGGCAAGAAAAATGTTTATAGTCAAGATCTTCAAAGttaattatcattattactaAGTAACTTTTATTGCAgtatattttaaagaaactctgttattgttttttcttttttatctttcGAAGATAAgtaatttaaagttattttgttcttttttattaaaaatcacttctctcaaataatttttttcttttgttttatttaaataagtgatttatataacatttaaatttttctttcgtaGTTTTCTGGAATTCCGTCATCTGAATACAACGTTATTTTAATCTATAGAAATAGAATTTAAAGATCCATTACACAGTGACATAAAACATCCATACAATTATCCATAAGACTTAACTCAATTGATAAACGctgatattattaagttgaatgTCATGTTCGAAACTCGAATAGTAGAACTCACAGTtgcatgataatttttttttatcatttcatctagacaaaaaaataaataaaaaaaaactccacAAATCCTAAAATAGTTAGGCTCTTgctaatatgtattttttgtaagcatgttaagaaataaaataaaataaaagtgttgaaaataacaatttttaaatttttaagaaatgtaatatacaattttttaagataataatttttttaatttgattccttaacatatttcctttgttcttatttataaataaaagttaatgaaaaaattgatgtatttgatcaaaatttactttatattaattgaaataaaatatcagcAAAACTCAACAATTGTTTCctatttattgataatattatcaaaataccttttatttaatttaactttttctatTTGCAATGATTCAATCTATTAATCGCAAAAgacattttaagatatttaattttttattaggaTTGTATAAACTAAATATATTCAACTAATTTTCTTAATATGTACTTCACCTTTTTTAAATGAGTGTCGTTTAAAATTTTTACACACAAATTAAGAAATacaatagttaaaaataaaagaataatcaTATTgcaaaattattcttattatattattgattttctattattataaatataaaatggaaCTAATGTTTTGGAAGTAATGTACACAATACTAGGTGAAAGTtccaattgaaaaaaataattaaagttaacTTGAAACTTGAAAGTAACATtcattttgaaacaatttttatttactaaattaagattcattatgaaataaaaagagtaatagatttttttttctatttttcattcTAAAAATACTATACTTTCAAAAAAGATGTGACTatacaaaacaacaaaattagaGTAGTAGTTGGTTGCATTGGctctcattttctctctctatttttttacattaaataatataaaaactaaaaattaataataaatcattaaaaataataattaataatatataactaattaaaaGTAGTATAAaagtacaaaaaaattatagagacATAGTAAAGTTATCAGTAATATTCAAAAAATTCTATTGATTATGATAAGGTAACCAACATAATCTctatataattcatattttatttttaatgtttattttaattctaatataaatactatttagacgatcattttaaaatttttgcatttaaaaattttagtaCATCATATTGTATTCATATGAGATCAATTAATTATGTAgtataatacaattaaaaaaactaaacaaaagataatataatgaaaaataCGTAATTAATTTTACCGCTTAACATAACttagaagtaaaaaaaatagtataaaaacaCTTTAGTTGAATTAAAAAACTAAGTACGATAGTGTCCATCACGCAAAAACAATGATAcatgcataaaaaataaattacttataaTTCAGTTTGGTTTGTACgactctttaaaaaaatattctgattcaatttaatattgtttaatttaaattgttatttaattataatctaaaatattattcaaatgttGCATAAATCTCTATccaatttctataattttttatatttttttactaattttaattatttttatattattatttatcaataattaatgtttatgtattaatttttttgtattatttaatataaaaaagaaaaataataattgagtaGCCATCATGCAATTAATTACATATCCACcgttacttaatttttttaatttttactttatatgaTTGCATCGTAGAGATGCAATATAGTAAAAGTGTAAAAAATCATGTATTATTGTTTTGAAATTAGAGACTTTGGAATTTTAAAAACAagaatattaaagaaaaaaacccATTACAGAGGAATACTCCCTCGATCTCAAAATGtaactaaaaattaattcaagaacctgatatatataattctcttaaatataattattttttagtcattttagtaggttaaggaaaaaaaaaaaatggttaagGAAAAATATAAGTCCCTAAACAAGCGCATCACAGTCATGGGTGGCAGAAACAGAAACATAGCACGAGCCAGCCAATTCCAACCTTTCAATTTCACCATAATTACTAAATTAActagttattaattaattaaaaatagttaacaCCCCACCATCCACTAAAACCAAAAACCGCTTATTTCTTGATTTCTTCATCTCATTCCCATCCACCCTTTGTAGACTTTCTCTCTCTATTTTCTTCCTTTCCCTTTCACTCTCTCTCTCCGATTCCGCACACAGATTCCTCGATGGCAACCGCACCAACACCACGCGAAGAGTTCGTCTACATGGCGAAACTCGCCGAACAAGCCGAACGTTACGAAGAGATGGTTGAATTCATGGAAAAAGTAACTGCCGCTGTCGAAAGCGAAGAACTCACCGTCGAAGAAAGGAACCTTCTCTCCGTCGCTTACAAAAACGTGATCGGAGCAAGACGTGCTTCCTGGCGCATAATCTCATCCATCGAACAAAAGGAGGAAAGCAGAGGCAACGATGAACACGTGGCAGTCATCCGTGACTACAGATCTAAGATCGAAGCCGAACTTTCCAACATCTGTAACGGTATTCTCAAACTACTTGATTCTCGCCTCATACCTTCCGCTGCTTCTGGTGACTCTAAGGTTTTCTACCTTAAGATGAAAGGTGATTATCATAGGTACCTTGCTGAGTTTAAGAGTGGCGCTGAGCGTAAAGACGCTGCTGAAAGCACTCTTACTGCTTATAAATCTGCTCAGGTCTCGATTTATCTCTTTTCTATACGGATCTATATATTTCATGTTTGAAAAtgcttttagaatatttttgttatttttatttacattttcttgttattttgatgatttagcatgatatgaatttatttattttgctccgattgtttatttgaaaaattgttatCTGCAATAAAAACACATTCAGATGTATGTAGTTGAGTTTGAGCATATCTCATGGAAATGAATTAGATTTTCCCTAATTTCTTTTTCGATAAAAATTAAGCGATTAATTGCTATGCATCTGTGTAGAACTATATTACACATATCTAATTAAATAACACTGAGATTTGATTAGATGCATCTGTATAAACATAGAAATTAAATCCAAAAAAAGAAATCGTATCAATtaagtttttctttctttttaaggCACTAACGAATTTTTTTTGGTGATtggtttattttttaagaaaaggaTTCTTTTTAACAATGATTTGAATTGGTTGTACCGTCCAATTTTACATAAATGCATGCACTTGGTTGCACGATTATCTCAATTAGAAAAACTCTATGATAACAATggttttttaattgaaaatagcAAGTTATTTGTTAGTGGTTTAAAATGAAAATCTCAAATGATGGAATGTGTGCATGTTTGTTTCACTTACTGATTTAGCATATTTGATTCTGCTTTGCAGATTGggttcttgtttctttgaagCGTTTATAGTTATTGTCCTACGCAATGCAATTTATCTCTGTCCTTTTGGAATTTGAAGATTTCTGTGACTTTTTTTGTATGTGTCTGATGTTTTAATTTGACTCTGCTTATAGGACATTGCAAACTCTGAGCTGCCTCCAACTCACCCAATCAGGCTTGGTCTTGCTCTGAACTTTTCTGTGTTTTACTATGAGATTCTCAACTCTCCCGATAGGGCTTGCGGTCTTGCAAAACAGGTTAGTGTTTGAGAAACTGAATAATGGGAGAAGATATTTGGTGTGTTGTTTACTTGTTACTTTCAATTAATTACCTTT
It contains:
- the LOC101506053 gene encoding 14-3-3-like protein A-like; protein product: MATAPTPREEFVYMAKLAEQAERYEEMVEFMEKVTAAVESEELTVEERNLLSVAYKNVIGARRASWRIISSIEQKEESRGNDEHVAVIRDYRSKIEAELSNICNGILKLLDSRLIPSAASGDSKVFYLKMKGDYHRYLAEFKSGAERKDAAESTLTAYKSAQDIANSELPPTHPIRLGLALNFSVFYYEILNSPDRACGLAKQAFDEAIAELDTLGEESYKDSTLIMQLLRDNLTLWTSDMQDDGADEIKEAAPKGDEQQ